In the Streptomyces sp. BHT-5-2 genome, one interval contains:
- a CDS encoding GNAT family N-acetyltransferase, whose product MQVREFREADWSQVWGIIRDVVRSQETFPYDPEMSEEEGRMWIEEPPGLTVVAVDGERVLGTAKMGTNRPGPGSHVSTASFMVAADARGNGVGTALCRFSVDWAKQRGYAGMQFNAVVESNHVAVELYKRLGFEVRGTVPGAFVHPKLGAVGLHVMYRQF is encoded by the coding sequence ATGCAGGTTCGTGAATTCCGAGAGGCTGACTGGTCACAGGTATGGGGAATCATCCGGGATGTCGTTCGGTCGCAGGAGACGTTTCCTTACGACCCGGAGATGAGCGAAGAAGAAGGCCGTATGTGGATCGAGGAACCGCCCGGCCTGACCGTTGTCGCAGTTGATGGTGAACGCGTTCTGGGCACCGCCAAGATGGGGACGAACCGGCCCGGTCCCGGTTCGCACGTGTCCACCGCGAGCTTCATGGTGGCCGCTGATGCGCGGGGCAACGGCGTGGGCACGGCCCTGTGCCGATTCTCGGTGGACTGGGCAAAGCAACGTGGCTACGCGGGGATGCAGTTCAACGCTGTGGTCGAGTCGAATCACGTCGCGGTCGAACTCTACAAACGCCTTGGTTTCGAGGTCCGCGGAACCGTTCCCGGTGCCTTTGTGCATCCAAAACTCGGAGCCGTTGGCCTGCACGTCATGTATCGGCAGTTCTGA
- a CDS encoding acyl-CoA dehydrogenase family protein, which produces MADSLLFNPRTYDPAHFDAETRRLLRATVDWFEERGKRKLIEDYRSRAWLSEFLAFSAKEKLFATFLTPASAADGQSDKRWDTARIAALNEIFGFYGLDYWYAWQVTILGLGPVWQSDNATARARAAELLDQGEVFAFGLSEKAHGADIYSTDMLLEPDGEGGFRASGAKYYIGNGNAAGLVSVFGRRTDIEGPDGYVFFAADSRHPAYQLVKNVVDSSKYVSEFRLEDYPVGADDVLHTGRAAFDAALNTVNVGKFNLCTGAIGICEHAMYEAVTHAQNRILYGRPVTAFPHVRRELTDAYVRLVGMKLFSDRAVDYFRSAGPEDRRYLLFNPMTKMKVTTEGEKVIDLMWDVIAAKGFEKDTYFAQAATEIRGLPKLEGTVHVNLALILKFMGNHLLNPAEYAPVPTRLDATDDAFLFQQGPARGLGAIRFHDWRTAYDRYAEVPNVARFREQADALCEFVTTAAPDEEQSRDLDLLLAVGQLFALVVHGQLILEQAQLTGLETDVLDELFAVLVRDFSAHAVELHGKDSATEGQQRWALGAVRRPVTDEARSARVWQRVEALAGAYEMAP; this is translated from the coding sequence ATGGCGGACTCCCTGCTCTTCAACCCCCGCACCTACGACCCGGCGCACTTCGACGCCGAGACCCGACGGCTGCTGCGCGCCACCGTCGACTGGTTCGAGGAGCGCGGCAAGCGCAAGCTCATAGAGGACTACCGCTCCCGTGCCTGGCTGTCGGAGTTCCTTGCGTTCTCCGCCAAGGAGAAGCTGTTCGCGACCTTCCTGACCCCGGCTTCGGCCGCCGACGGGCAGTCGGACAAGCGGTGGGACACCGCCCGGATCGCCGCCCTCAACGAGATCTTCGGCTTCTACGGGCTCGACTACTGGTATGCCTGGCAGGTCACCATCCTCGGGCTCGGCCCGGTCTGGCAGAGCGACAACGCCACCGCCCGGGCCCGCGCGGCCGAACTCCTCGACCAGGGCGAGGTGTTCGCCTTTGGCCTGTCGGAGAAGGCGCACGGCGCCGACATCTACTCCACCGACATGCTGCTGGAGCCCGACGGCGAGGGCGGTTTCCGCGCCAGCGGTGCCAAGTACTACATCGGCAACGGAAACGCCGCCGGGCTCGTCTCCGTCTTCGGCCGGCGCACCGACATCGAGGGCCCGGACGGCTATGTCTTCTTCGCCGCGGACAGCCGCCATCCGGCGTACCAGCTGGTGAAGAACGTCGTCGACTCCTCCAAGTACGTCAGCGAGTTCCGCCTGGAGGACTACCCGGTGGGCGCCGACGACGTCCTGCACACCGGCCGCGCCGCCTTCGACGCCGCCCTCAACACCGTCAACGTCGGGAAGTTCAACCTCTGCACCGGCGCCATCGGCATCTGCGAGCACGCGATGTACGAGGCCGTCACCCACGCGCAGAACCGCATCCTCTACGGCCGGCCGGTCACCGCCTTCCCGCACGTGCGCCGCGAGCTGACCGACGCCTACGTACGCCTCGTCGGGATGAAGCTGTTCAGCGACCGCGCGGTCGACTACTTCCGGTCCGCCGGCCCCGAGGACCGTCGCTACCTCCTCTTCAACCCCATGACGAAGATGAAGGTGACCACCGAGGGCGAGAAGGTCATCGACCTGATGTGGGACGTGATCGCCGCCAAGGGCTTCGAGAAGGACACCTACTTCGCCCAGGCGGCCACCGAGATCCGGGGCCTGCCCAAGCTGGAGGGCACGGTCCACGTCAACCTCGCCCTGATCCTGAAGTTCATGGGCAACCACCTGCTCAATCCGGCCGAGTACGCGCCGGTGCCCACCCGCCTCGACGCGACCGACGACGCCTTCCTCTTCCAGCAGGGGCCCGCCCGCGGCCTGGGCGCGATCCGCTTCCATGACTGGCGCACCGCCTACGACCGCTACGCCGAGGTGCCCAACGTCGCCCGTTTCCGCGAACAGGCCGACGCGCTCTGCGAGTTCGTCACCACCGCCGCCCCCGACGAGGAGCAGAGCCGCGACCTCGACCTGCTCCTCGCCGTCGGCCAGCTCTTCGCACTGGTCGTGCACGGCCAGCTGATCCTGGAGCAGGCGCAGCTGACCGGTCTGGAAACCGATGTCCTGGACGAGCTGTTCGCCGTGCTCGTCCGTGACTTCTCCGCGCACGCCGTCGAGCTGCACGGCAAGGACTCCGCCACCGAGGGCCAGCAGCGCTGGGCGCTGGGCGCGGTTCGCCGCCCGGTCACCGACGAGGCCCGCTCCGCCCGTGTCTGGCAGCGCGTGGAGGCGCTGGCCGGAGCCTACGAGATGGCACCGTAA
- a CDS encoding anhydro-N-acetylmuramic acid kinase yields MRVIGLMSGTSYDAVEAAAADLGLDGDSLHLRPLGHLSMPYPDGLRGLIASALPPAATTVQAICALDTGIGRAFATAAERALHELCADTADFVVSHGQTFYHWVDDGSVRGTLQLGQPAWIAERTGLPVVSDLRSKDVAAGGQGAPLVSMVDSLLLGALPGRSAALNLGGIANITIVAPDTEPLAFDTGPANALLDSAVRHFTNGAAHYDRDGRGAAAGRTSPDLLHRLLADPYYRRPAPKSTGKEHFHLSYLQQALQATPGLGADDVLATLTRLTAVTVAGACRDHRVTDLVISGGGAHNPTLMRMLSEELPDVRMRSSDDFGLPSDAKEALAFAVLGFLTFHGLPGTIPSSTGARQATLLGSITPGRAPLRLPEPAPRSPRVLRITV; encoded by the coding sequence ATGCGCGTCATCGGGCTGATGTCAGGGACCTCCTACGACGCCGTCGAGGCCGCGGCCGCGGATCTCGGCCTCGACGGGGACTCCCTGCACCTGCGCCCGCTCGGGCATCTGTCCATGCCCTACCCCGACGGTCTGCGGGGCCTGATCGCCAGTGCCCTGCCCCCGGCCGCCACGACCGTGCAGGCCATCTGCGCTCTGGATACCGGCATCGGACGTGCCTTCGCCACCGCTGCCGAACGAGCACTGCACGAATTGTGCGCCGACACCGCCGACTTCGTGGTCTCGCACGGCCAGACTTTCTACCACTGGGTCGACGACGGCAGTGTCCGCGGCACGCTCCAGCTCGGCCAGCCTGCCTGGATCGCCGAGCGGACCGGGCTTCCCGTCGTCTCCGACCTGCGCAGCAAGGACGTCGCCGCTGGTGGACAGGGCGCCCCGCTGGTCAGCATGGTCGACAGCCTGCTGCTGGGTGCGCTGCCCGGTAGGTCGGCGGCCCTCAACCTCGGTGGCATCGCCAACATCACCATCGTCGCCCCCGACACCGAACCGCTGGCGTTCGACACCGGTCCCGCCAATGCCCTCCTGGACTCCGCCGTCCGCCACTTCACCAACGGGGCAGCGCACTACGACCGGGACGGCCGCGGAGCCGCCGCCGGCCGTACCAGTCCCGACCTGCTCCACCGTCTCCTGGCCGACCCGTACTACCGCAGGCCCGCCCCCAAAAGCACCGGCAAGGAACACTTTCACCTGTCCTACCTGCAGCAGGCGCTCCAGGCGACGCCAGGGCTCGGCGCCGACGATGTGCTGGCCACTCTGACACGCCTGACCGCTGTCACCGTGGCCGGCGCCTGTCGTGATCACCGCGTCACCGACCTCGTCATCTCCGGAGGCGGTGCCCACAATCCGACGCTCATGCGGATGCTCTCCGAGGAACTTCCCGACGTGCGGATGCGTTCAAGCGACGACTTCGGACTGCCCTCCGACGCGAAGGAAGCCCTGGCCTTCGCCGTCCTGGGGTTTCTCACATTCCACGGGCTACCCGGCACGATCCCCTCAAGTACGGGTGCCCGTCAGGCGACTCTCCTGGGGAGCATCACACCGGGCCGCGCTCCCCTTCGACTCCCCGAACCGGCGCCCCGTTCCCCTCGCGTACTGCGGATCACGGTCTGA
- a CDS encoding MFS transporter, with product MLAAFAFNTAENLPVGLLELISPSLRVSRPTVGLLVTGYGLTVAIASVPLAHVMRAVPRRHVLTGLLAALVVSSLAAASANSYWLFLAARLLTALAQALFWAVLGPVAVGLFTPRVRGRVVAALSVAGSLALVLGVPAGTWLGRQSTWRVPIAVLAAAGCISWVTIAALLPTSRPDEEPAAYGTSPNARRFTTVLVSGALSATGAFAGYTYISTFLGEVSGFSPSAVNALFVVFGFACLAGVSITGALLDRFPRSALVAAVAAQAAGMFGLYAAGSEPMAAVAFLALTGGALGPVFMTTQNAMLECAPRRTDIALAANSGAYNAGIAAGAALGALTLTLADVRSTFLAGSLLTTAACATLLCELLLPARRTTTT from the coding sequence ATGCTGGCCGCCTTCGCCTTCAACACGGCGGAGAACCTCCCGGTCGGCCTCCTCGAACTCATCTCCCCGAGCCTACGGGTGTCCCGCCCCACGGTCGGTCTCCTGGTCACCGGTTACGGCCTGACTGTGGCCATCGCCTCCGTGCCGCTCGCCCACGTCATGCGGGCTGTGCCCCGACGCCACGTACTCACCGGACTCCTCGCCGCGCTCGTCGTGTCCAGTCTGGCGGCGGCGTCGGCGAACTCCTACTGGTTGTTCCTTGCCGCGCGGCTGCTGACCGCCCTCGCCCAGGCGCTCTTCTGGGCCGTGCTGGGGCCGGTCGCAGTGGGCCTGTTCACGCCGAGAGTTCGCGGCCGGGTGGTCGCGGCGCTGTCCGTCGCCGGCTCACTGGCCCTCGTGCTCGGTGTGCCTGCCGGGACCTGGCTCGGCAGGCAGAGCACCTGGCGGGTACCCATCGCCGTGCTCGCGGCGGCGGGGTGCATCTCCTGGGTGACGATTGCCGCGCTGCTGCCGACCTCGCGCCCGGATGAAGAACCTGCCGCCTACGGAACCAGCCCCAACGCTCGCCGGTTCACAACAGTCCTGGTGAGCGGAGCCCTGTCGGCCACCGGGGCGTTCGCGGGATACACCTACATCTCGACGTTCCTGGGCGAGGTGAGCGGATTCTCTCCGAGCGCCGTCAATGCCCTGTTCGTGGTGTTCGGTTTTGCCTGCCTGGCCGGGGTGAGCATCACCGGCGCGCTGCTGGACCGCTTCCCACGCTCCGCACTGGTCGCGGCCGTGGCCGCTCAGGCGGCGGGCATGTTCGGCCTGTATGCGGCAGGCAGCGAACCGATGGCAGCGGTGGCGTTCCTGGCTCTGACGGGCGGCGCACTCGGGCCGGTGTTCATGACCACCCAGAACGCCATGCTGGAGTGCGCACCGCGTCGCACGGACATCGCCCTGGCGGCCAACTCCGGTGCCTACAACGCCGGTATCGCAGCAGGCGCCGCGCTCGGAGCACTGACCCTCACCCTGGCCGACGTACGGAGCACGTTCCTCGCCGGCAGCCTCCTGACCACTGCAGCCTGCGCGACCCTCCTCTGCGAACTACTGCTGCCCGCCCGGCGAACGACCACCACGTAG